In one window of Chloroflexota bacterium DNA:
- a CDS encoding SEC-C domain-containing protein, giving the protein MFKNIIKAIGGDPNKRDVRKYTEVVDQINDMSRQFEDMSDDALRAKSDELRGKVQAELGEIPDDARLEERKKATQATLDSVLPEAFALVRETSARTIGLRHYDVQLIGGMVLHAGRIAEMQTGEGKTLVATLPLYLNALTGRGVHLVTVNDYLARRDAKWMGPLYHALGLSVGILQDASRTENARKAFVFDPARDSSQEDSRFMRIVERGESYACDIVYGTNNEFGFDYLRDNMATSLAERRQRQRYFAIVDEVDNILIDEARTPLIISGPSGESAALYQELARAVKVLKPEHYEIDERGRSLALNDEGYQKIEEALGRPLRDPDRPEDLTPEQATTQAHLEQAMRAEFIFKKNKDYLVQGGHVVIVDEHTGRVMPGRRWSDGLHQAVEAKEGVPVQPENVTYATITLQNFFRLYDKLAGMSGTALTEAEEFDKIYKLDVVPIPKNVEYRVQRDPNLIEREIRENGYKFSYLARKSDPDKPVWYRRKDYPDSVFRTEESKLRAIMWDALWRHVPGQPLLIGTTSVESSEQLSKRFSAEPLRRLALVNLLRDRWFKANNAEEDGRAVPALQPFNKPLDSLNPSDMRPLAKELNMTLNPIADENLTRLCELLFLDSGHKDRLRAVLESGIKHRVLNAKKHDEESQIILGAGKLGAVTIATNMAGRGVDIKLGGDFDETMLIGVNRVLERAGHANAFEMRHDDRLAALDKISPDDYSIYAEQVVAFRQHMADEQTVRAIGGLHVVGSERHDARRIDNQLRGRAARQGDPGSSRFYLSLEDDLMRRFGGANVSGLMERLTSVLKVDDALPIEHGIVDKTVEGSQQRVEGYNFDIRKHLLEYDDVLNQQRTKIYEQRDRIFTKEDLTDDIDEMLVAEVARRVDMNSADEDRWKLLAWLDEVQPVIQRADGSLYFPFSIELILSRFDGLAGPAQVKDELLTVAKGASDSARDQLVTIVETQLETYPARVKERVDAKREAADNAFDNARDLARDQGQPLELRNVTREMLEAAEISNLPLRKEFFDGQTDRTLKKAVGDAIEAAIGQDAAIRFLKWAAARIGLDLKVTLPAWSEFDWDGFGDLIREAVIAAYDARTERHLSEISTLLDERLRSAADVAHDALGRLLLDMAVGQSVTFNKKTHRRETRLNQRFPYVYYAAGRLEDRKRDDLLKDILAHLRTAQEEQQLFWGESELTRLSPARPAELDADTQVGLRRALGEADFEAIASQNLGSLNGTSDLRDRIRSELGRQLAHGLHRQLMLGVSGQLWVDYLTTIEGLRTSISLEAYAQRDPLIAYKSKAFDLFQQLLVDMRAGVVGRLFTYRPRKLTEVRAEVERQASESPKRALGRNDPCWCGSGKKYKNCHMAADGKK; this is encoded by the coding sequence ATGTTCAAAAATATCATCAAAGCCATCGGCGGCGACCCCAACAAGCGGGATGTCCGCAAATACACCGAAGTTGTAGATCAGATCAACGACATGTCCCGGCAGTTTGAGGACATGAGCGACGACGCCCTGCGTGCCAAGTCGGATGAACTGCGGGGGAAAGTTCAGGCGGAACTGGGCGAGATTCCCGACGACGCCAGGCTCGAAGAGCGCAAGAAAGCGACCCAGGCAACCCTCGACTCGGTTCTGCCCGAAGCCTTTGCCCTGGTGCGCGAGACCTCGGCCCGCACCATCGGCCTGCGGCACTACGACGTGCAACTCATCGGCGGCATGGTGCTCCACGCCGGCCGCATCGCCGAGATGCAAACCGGCGAAGGCAAGACGCTCGTCGCCACCTTGCCGCTCTACCTCAACGCCCTCACCGGGCGCGGCGTTCACCTCGTCACCGTCAACGACTATTTGGCAAGGCGCGACGCCAAGTGGATGGGGCCGCTCTACCACGCCCTCGGCCTCAGCGTCGGCATCTTGCAGGACGCCTCGCGCACCGAGAACGCCCGCAAAGCTTTCGTCTTCGACCCGGCTCGCGACAGTTCGCAGGAAGACTCGCGCTTCATGCGCATCGTCGAACGCGGCGAGTCTTACGCTTGCGATATCGTCTACGGCACCAACAACGAATTCGGCTTCGACTACCTGCGCGACAACATGGCCACTTCGCTGGCCGAGCGCCGCCAACGCCAGCGCTATTTTGCCATCGTGGACGAAGTGGACAACATCCTGATTGACGAAGCCCGCACCCCGCTCATCATCTCCGGCCCGTCGGGCGAGAGCGCGGCCCTGTATCAAGAGTTGGCTCGCGCCGTGAAAGTCCTCAAGCCCGAACACTACGAAATTGACGAGCGCGGGCGAAGCCTTGCCCTCAACGACGAAGGCTACCAAAAAATAGAAGAGGCGCTGGGCCGCCCCCTGCGTGACCCCGACCGCCCCGAAGACCTGACGCCGGAGCAGGCGACGACCCAGGCGCATCTCGAACAGGCCATGCGCGCCGAGTTCATCTTCAAGAAGAACAAGGATTATCTGGTGCAGGGCGGCCACGTGGTGATCGTGGACGAACACACCGGGCGGGTGATGCCGGGCCGCCGCTGGAGCGACGGCCTCCACCAGGCCGTGGAGGCCAAAGAAGGCGTGCCGGTTCAACCGGAGAACGTCACCTACGCCACCATCACCCTGCAAAACTTCTTCCGCCTCTACGACAAGCTGGCCGGCATGTCCGGCACGGCCCTGACCGAGGCCGAAGAGTTCGACAAAATTTACAAGCTCGACGTGGTGCCTATTCCCAAGAATGTCGAGTACCGGGTGCAACGCGATCCGAATCTCATCGAGCGCGAGATCAGAGAGAACGGCTACAAGTTCTCCTACCTGGCCCGCAAGTCCGACCCCGACAAGCCGGTCTGGTATCGCCGCAAGGATTACCCCGACTCGGTCTTTCGCACCGAAGAGTCCAAACTGCGGGCCATCATGTGGGACGCGCTCTGGCGGCACGTGCCCGGCCAGCCCTTGCTCATCGGCACCACCTCGGTTGAGTCCTCGGAGCAGCTCTCGAAACGATTCAGCGCCGAGCCGCTCCGCCGCCTGGCCCTGGTGAATTTGCTCCGCGACCGCTGGTTCAAAGCCAACAACGCCGAAGAGGACGGTCGGGCCGTCCCTGCTTTACAACCGTTCAACAAGCCCCTGGACTCGCTCAACCCGTCCGACATGCGCCCGCTGGCGAAAGAGTTGAACATGACTCTCAACCCAATCGCCGACGAAAACCTGACCCGTCTCTGTGAACTGCTCTTCCTGGACTCGGGGCACAAGGATCGACTCCGGGCGGTGCTGGAGAGCGGCATCAAGCACCGCGTCCTCAACGCCAAGAAGCACGACGAAGAGTCGCAGATCATCCTCGGCGCGGGCAAGCTGGGCGCGGTGACCATTGCTACCAACATGGCCGGGCGCGGCGTGGACATCAAACTCGGCGGCGACTTTGACGAGACGATGCTGATCGGAGTCAACCGGGTGCTGGAACGAGCGGGCCATGCCAACGCCTTTGAAATGCGCCACGACGATCGTCTGGCCGCCCTCGACAAGATCAGCCCTGATGATTACAGCATCTACGCCGAGCAAGTGGTCGCCTTCCGCCAGCACATGGCCGACGAGCAAACCGTGCGCGCCATCGGCGGCCTGCACGTCGTCGGCTCCGAGCGGCACGACGCTCGCCGCATTGACAACCAGCTTCGGGGCCGCGCCGCCCGTCAGGGCGACCCCGGCTCCAGCCGCTTCTACCTCTCGCTCGAAGATGATCTCATGCGCCGCTTCGGCGGGGCCAACGTTTCCGGTTTGATGGAACGCCTCACTTCCGTGCTCAAGGTAGACGACGCGCTCCCCATCGAACACGGCATTGTGGATAAAACCGTCGAAGGCTCACAACAACGAGTCGAGGGCTACAACTTCGACATCCGCAAGCACCTGCTGGAGTACGACGACGTGCTCAACCAGCAACGCACCAAGATTTACGAACAGCGCGACCGCATCTTCACCAAAGAAGATTTGACCGACGACATTGACGAGATGCTGGTGGCCGAAGTGGCTCGCCGGGTGGACATGAACAGCGCCGACGAAGACCGCTGGAAACTGCTGGCCTGGCTGGACGAAGTTCAGCCGGTCATCCAGCGCGCCGACGGCTCGCTCTACTTCCCGTTCAGCATCGAATTGATCCTCAGCCGGTTCGACGGTCTGGCCGGCCCAGCTCAAGTGAAAGATGAACTGCTGACCGTCGCCAAAGGCGCATCCGACTCGGCCCGCGATCAACTGGTGACGATTGTTGAGACTCAACTGGAGACGTATCCGGCGCGAGTGAAAGAGCGCGTGGATGCCAAACGTGAAGCCGCCGACAACGCCTTCGATAACGCCCGCGACCTGGCCCGCGATCAGGGCCAGCCGCTGGAACTTCGTAATGTGACTCGCGAAATGCTCGAAGCCGCCGAGATTTCCAATTTGCCTCTGCGCAAAGAATTTTTCGACGGCCAGACTGATCGCACGCTCAAGAAAGCTGTAGGCGACGCCATCGAAGCCGCCATCGGCCAGGACGCCGCCATCCGCTTTTTGAAATGGGCGGCGGCGCGAATCGGCCTTGATCTAAAAGTGACGCTTCCCGCGTGGTCGGAATTTGATTGGGATGGCTTCGGCGATCTGATTCGCGAAGCCGTCATCGCCGCTTACGATGCCCGCACCGAACGCCACCTGTCCGAAATCTCAACCTTGCTCGACGAACGTCTGCGAAGCGCCGCTGACGTCGCCCACGACGCGCTGGGCCGCTTATTGCTCGATATGGCCGTCGGCCAGTCGGTGACGTTTAATAAGAAGACGCACCGCCGGGAGACGCGACTCAACCAGCGCTTTCCATACGTGTATTACGCCGCCGGGCGCCTCGAAGATCGCAAACGCGACGATTTGCTGAAAGACATTCTGGCTCATTTGCGAACGGCGCAGGAGGAACAGCAACTGTTCTGGGGCGAGAGCGAGTTGACCCGCCTTAGCCCGGCCCGCCCTGCCGAGCTTGACGCCGACACCCAGGTTGGCCTGCGGCGGGCGCTGGGCGAGGCCGACTTTGAAGCCATCGCTTCACAAAATTTGGGAAGCCTCAACGGCACGAGCGATCTGCGCGACCGCATCCGCAGTGAACTGGGCCGCCAACTGGCGCACGGCCTGCACCGCCAACTCATGCTCGGCGTGAGCGGCCAACTGTGGGTGGACTACTTGACGACGATTGAGGGGCTGAGGACTTCGATCTCGCTCGAAGCCTACGCCCAGCGCGACCCGCTCATTGCCTACAAGAGCAAGGCCTTCGACCTCTTCCAGCAACTGCTGGTAGATATGCGGGCCGGGGTGGTGGGCCGCCTCTTCACTTATCGCCCGCGCAAGCTCACCGAAGTTCGGGCCGAGGTGGAGCGCCAGGCAAGCGAAAGCCCCAAGCGGGCGTTGGGCCGCAACGACCCGTGCTGGTGCGGGAGCGGCAAGAAGTATAAGAATTGCCACATGGCGGCGGACGGGAAGAAATAG
- the add gene encoding adenosine deaminase, which translates to MISHATLAALPKVELHRHLEGSLRLTTLQEVAREFKIDLPTDDIDALRAYVQITDEGGDFRTFLSKFGYLRKFYQSPEVIKRFAYEAVADAAADNVRYLELRFTPMALARIQNYPLEEVTDWVIEAVEDAKRDFPIKVKLIVSINRHEDVSIGQRATRIAIDNMSRGVVGLDLAGDEANYPAEPFSRLFIQAREAGLGVTIHAGEWAECENIRYAIEKLGASRIGHGVRVVEDSNILALARDRRAIFEVCVTSNVQSGVVQRFVDHPARTMFEMGLQVTLNTDDPSVSDITLTDEINIVAASLGFVLADLKKMTLCAAEAAFLPEDEKRALVEEFKAELAKIQ; encoded by the coding sequence ATGATTAGCCACGCGACGCTTGCCGCTCTGCCCAAAGTCGAACTTCACCGCCACCTCGAGGGTTCCCTGCGCCTGACAACCCTGCAAGAGGTGGCGCGCGAATTTAAGATTGACCTGCCGACCGACGACATTGACGCCCTCAGAGCCTACGTGCAAATCACCGACGAGGGCGGCGACTTTCGCACCTTCCTCTCCAAGTTCGGCTACCTGCGCAAGTTCTATCAATCGCCCGAAGTGATCAAGCGTTTCGCTTACGAAGCCGTGGCCGACGCCGCCGCCGACAACGTCCGCTACCTTGAACTGCGCTTCACGCCCATGGCCCTGGCCCGCATCCAGAACTACCCGCTCGAAGAAGTGACCGACTGGGTAATTGAAGCGGTCGAAGATGCCAAGCGCGACTTCCCCATCAAAGTAAAACTCATCGTCAGCATCAACCGCCACGAAGATGTGAGCATCGGCCAGCGGGCGACGCGGATTGCGATTGATAACATGAGTCGGGGCGTGGTGGGTTTGGATTTGGCGGGCGATGAGGCCAACTACCCCGCCGAACCGTTCAGCCGCCTCTTTATTCAGGCCCGTGAGGCCGGGCTGGGCGTCACTATTCACGCCGGCGAGTGGGCCGAGTGTGAAAACATCCGTTATGCCATTGAGAAGCTGGGCGCGAGCCGTATTGGCCACGGCGTGCGGGTGGTGGAAGACTCGAACATCCTGGCCCTGGCCCGCGACCGGCGGGCCATCTTTGAAGTGTGCGTCACCAGCAACGTGCAGTCAGGCGTGGTGCAACGCTTTGTCGATCATCCGGCCCGGACGATGTTTGAGATGGGCTTGCAGGTGACGCTGAACACGGACGACCCGTCGGTCTCGGATATTACGCTGACCGACGAGATCAACATTGTGGCCGCCAGCCTGGGGTTTGTGCTGGCTGATCTAAAGAAGATGACCCTGTGCGCCGCCGAGGCCGCCTTCCTGCCCGAAGACGAGAAGCGCGCCCTGGTGGAAGAATTCAAAGCCGAGTTGGCGAAAATTCAATGA
- the mutM gene encoding bifunctional DNA-formamidopyrimidine glycosylase/DNA-(apurinic or apyrimidinic site) lyase, whose protein sequence is MPELPEVETFVRQLRPACLGQRITNVTLRWPGHIATSNPRQFRQRIRGQKISALDRRGKYLVFSLTKDFLLIHLKMSGDLQVVAQGKPGKHDHTIFHFANKTELRFNDTRKFGRVYLVADPEDVTGDLGPEPLARSFTAGKLGSLLAARRRPLKPLLLDQTVIAGVGNIYADESLHRARLHPQRRSDSLSPAETRALWRSLRRTLNLAIRHNGSSIDWMYRGGEHQNHLRVYGRTGAPCLTCSTPIRHIVLGGRSTHFCPDCQRL, encoded by the coding sequence ATGCCCGAACTGCCGGAGGTCGAAACCTTCGTCCGCCAACTCCGCCCGGCCTGCCTCGGCCAGCGCATCACCAACGTCACCCTTCGCTGGCCGGGCCACATTGCCACCTCCAACCCTCGCCAATTTCGCCAGCGCATTCGCGGCCAGAAAATCTCCGCCCTCGACCGGCGCGGCAAGTATCTCGTCTTCAGCCTCACGAAAGACTTCCTGCTCATTCACCTCAAAATGAGCGGCGACCTGCAAGTGGTGGCGCAGGGCAAACCCGGCAAGCACGACCACACTATCTTTCACTTCGCCAACAAAACCGAATTGCGCTTTAACGACACCCGCAAGTTTGGCCGGGTCTATCTGGTGGCCGACCCTGAAGACGTGACCGGCGATCTTGGCCCCGAACCGCTGGCCCGTAGTTTCACCGCCGGCAAGCTGGGTAGCCTCCTCGCCGCCCGCCGCCGCCCGCTCAAGCCCCTGCTTCTCGACCAGACCGTGATCGCCGGGGTGGGCAACATCTACGCCGACGAGTCACTGCATCGCGCCCGGCTCCATCCACAGCGGCGGAGCGACTCGCTCTCGCCTGCCGAAACGCGGGCGCTATGGCGCAGTCTGCGGCGCACCCTCAACCTTGCCATTCGCCACAACGGCTCCAGCATTGACTGGATGTATCGCGGCGGCGAGCACCAAAACCATTTACGTGTTTATGGCCGGACGGGAGCGCCCTGCCTCACCTGCAGCACTCCCATCCGGCACATTGTTCTTGGCGGACGAAGCACTCACTTCTGCCCGGACTGTCAACGCCTATGA
- a CDS encoding DUF2085 domain-containing protein, which produces MAAIKPTTSYPTSSTRPAFWLVLLALVIIVVSWLLNSPEGLLGKADAVGYAICHRIDGRSFHIGNIQMPLCARCTGIYLGVVLGVVTMAAAGRGRAGGMPPLRVIAVLVAFIVIMGIDGVNSYLTLLPFLPHVYEPQNWLRLTTGMFNGVAVSGLVFPVFNQTLWRNWEDRPAIASLRELGGLVLLAAILIGLVLTENPIILYPLALISSAGVVMLLTITCGMIFMISTRSDNQARNWRGAFVPLSAGLTLSFAVILLIDVLRYTLTGTWGGFLIPGA; this is translated from the coding sequence ATGGCCGCCATCAAACCCACCACCTCCTACCCAACTTCCAGCACGCGCCCGGCCTTCTGGCTGGTGCTCCTGGCGCTCGTCATCATCGTCGTCTCGTGGCTCCTCAACTCGCCCGAAGGCCTGCTGGGCAAGGCCGACGCGGTGGGCTACGCCATTTGTCACCGCATTGATGGCCGGTCGTTCCACATTGGCAACATTCAAATGCCCCTCTGCGCACGTTGCACCGGCATCTATCTGGGCGTGGTGCTGGGCGTAGTGACCATGGCGGCGGCCGGGCGAGGTCGGGCCGGGGGCATGCCGCCTCTGCGCGTCATTGCCGTGCTGGTGGCCTTCATTGTCATCATGGGCATTGACGGCGTCAACTCTTATCTGACTCTGCTACCCTTCCTGCCCCACGTTTACGAACCGCAGAACTGGCTCAGGTTGACCACCGGCATGTTCAACGGGGTGGCCGTCAGTGGCCTGGTGTTCCCGGTTTTTAATCAGACCCTCTGGCGAAACTGGGAAGATCGCCCGGCCATCGCCAGCCTGCGCGAACTGGGCGGCCTCGTCTTGCTGGCCGCCATCCTCATCGGCCTCGTTCTCACCGAGAACCCGATCATTCTCTATCCGTTGGCGCTGATCAGTTCGGCGGGCGTCGTCATGTTGCTCACCATCACCTGCGGCATGATCTTCATGATTTCCACTCGCAGTGACAACCAGGCGCGGAACTGGCGCGGCGCGTTTGTGCCCCTCTCTGCCGGGCTGACCCTGTCCTTCGCCGTCATTCTGCTCATTGACGTTTTGCGCTACACTCTCACCGGAACCTGGGGCGGTTTTCTCATTCCTGGCGCATAA
- a CDS encoding DUF4013 domain-containing protein has product MTDSIDIGKALTHLFEDKDWISKTIIGGVLALIPVLNFVLVGYEVRVARNVSKREATPMPAWDDFGQMFMDGLWLGLARIIYGLPALVLIVGPILLFYFSILFAAILSEGPGSREVDPLFSTLVPISLLLSTLCCGVGLLYAFALGAVYPAIAANYARRGTFASCFNFGEVFGLIRRNPSNYLLVWATGLLIGVVTSAVISFVNFIPCLNLLLIWPAIMLAAFWSLMGVGHAVGQLLAIDGERPEAGGLQLNPAS; this is encoded by the coding sequence GTGACTGACTCAATAGATATTGGCAAAGCTCTCACCCACTTGTTTGAGGACAAGGACTGGATCAGCAAGACCATCATCGGCGGCGTGCTGGCTCTGATCCCCGTTTTGAATTTTGTGCTGGTTGGTTACGAAGTTCGGGTAGCCCGAAACGTGAGCAAGCGCGAAGCTACGCCCATGCCGGCCTGGGACGACTTCGGCCAGATGTTCATGGACGGCCTGTGGCTTGGCCTGGCGCGGATCATCTACGGCTTGCCGGCGTTGGTCTTGATCGTCGGCCCGATTCTCCTCTTCTACTTTTCGATCTTATTTGCCGCCATCCTTAGCGAAGGCCCCGGCTCCAGAGAAGTTGATCCGTTGTTTTCGACTCTCGTTCCGATAAGTTTGCTCCTGTCCACCCTGTGTTGTGGCGTCGGCCTCTTGTACGCCTTTGCTCTGGGGGCCGTCTACCCGGCCATTGCCGCCAACTACGCCCGGCGCGGCACATTCGCCTCGTGCTTCAACTTTGGCGAAGTCTTTGGCCTCATCCGCCGCAACCCCAGCAACTACCTGCTGGTTTGGGCCACCGGCCTGCTGATTGGCGTGGTCACCAGCGCCGTCATCTCATTTGTCAACTTCATCCCCTGCCTCAATCTTCTCCTCATCTGGCCCGCTATCATGCTGGCCGCGTTTTGGAGTTTGATGGGGGTTGGCCATGCCGTTGGT